A genomic region of Candidatus Zixiibacteriota bacterium contains the following coding sequences:
- a CDS encoding cytochrome c family protein — protein sequence MKRLLILFAAAMAFIFCATVSSDEAKEDKGAAHEYVGVKKCKMCHKKDGIHESWLATKHATAWDSLSAEDQKNKALAPFYTTGTTAKDVLLTGVQCEACHGAGSDYKKKTVMKDRDKAVAAGLIIPDSTSCMVCHNEKAPGVLGTTAKDFNFEKMKLTGIHADMKKPEGK from the coding sequence ATGAAACGTCTGCTGATTTTATTCGCTGCAGCAATGGCCTTTATTTTCTGCGCCACAGTCAGCTCTGACGAGGCCAAGGAAGACAAGGGGGCCGCGCATGAGTATGTAGGCGTCAAGAAATGTAAGATGTGCCATAAGAAAGATGGTATCCATGAGAGTTGGCTGGCTACAAAACACGCTACCGCCTGGGACAGCCTTTCGGCCGAAGATCAGAAGAACAAGGCTCTGGCACCCTTCTACACTACGGGCACAACGGCCAAAGATGTACTATTGACGGGTGTCCAGTGCGAAGCTTGTCATGGTGCAGGTTCAGATTATAAGAAGAAGACCGTCATGAAAGACCGTGACAAGGCAGTAGCAGCTGGATTGATAATCCCCGACAGCACCAGCTGCATGGTGTGCCACAATGAAAAAGCCCCTGGAGTGTTGGGCACGACCGCCAAAGATTTCAACTTTGAGAAAATGAAACTCACCGGTATTCACGCTGATATGAAGAAGCCAGAGGGTAAATAG